In one Rhinopithecus roxellana isolate Shanxi Qingling chromosome 1, ASM756505v1, whole genome shotgun sequence genomic region, the following are encoded:
- the CAMKV gene encoding caM kinase-like vesicle-associated protein isoform X4 has protein sequence MIWDRSSRLRSSVKSSGPRTRQQASCTPARSSRSGMAARVKHPNILQLVDVFVTRKEYFIFLELATGREVFDWILDQGYYSERDTSNVVRQVLEAVAYLHSLKIVHRNLKLENLVYYNRLKNSKIVISDFHLAKLENGLIKEPCGTPEYLAPEVVGRQRYGRPVDCWAIGVIMYILLSGNPPFYEEVEEDDYENHDKNLFRKILAGDYEFDSPYWDDISQAAKDLVTRLMEVEQDQRITAEEAISHEWISGNAASDKNIKDGVCAQIEKNFARAKWKKAVRVTTLMKRLRAPEQSSTAAAQSASATDTATPGAADRSATPATDGSATPATDGSVTPATDGSITPATDGSVTPATDRSATPATDGRATPATEESTVPTIQSSATLATKAAATPEPAMAQPDSTAPEGTTGQAPPSSKGEEAAGYAQESQREEAS, from the exons ATGATTTGGGACAGGTCATCAAGAC TGAGGAGTTCTGTGAAATCTTCCGGGCCAAGGACAAGACAACAGGCAAGCTGCACACCTGCAAGAAGTTCCAGAAGCGGGATGGCCGCAAG GGTGAAGCATCCCAACATCCTACAACTGGTGGATGTGTTTGTGACTCGCAAGGAGTACTTTATCTTCCTGGAGCT GGCCACGGGGAGGGAGGTGTTTGACTGGATCCTGGACCAGGGCTACTACTCGGAGCGAGACACGAGCAACGTGGTACGGCAGGTCCTGGAGGCTGTGGCCTATTTGCACTCACTCAAGATCGTGCACAGGAATCTCAAG CTGGAGAACCTGGTTTACTACAACCGGCTGAAGAACTCTAAGATTGTCATCAGTGACTTCCATCTGGCTAAGCTAGAAAATGGCCTCATCAAGGAGCCCTGTGGGACCCCCGAGTATCTGG CCCCAGAGGTGGTAGGCCGGCAGCGATATGGACGCCCTGTGGACTGCTGGGCCATTGGAGTCATCATGTACATCCT GCTTTCAGGCAACCCACCTTTCTATGAGGAGGTGGAAGAAGATGATTATGAGAACCACGATAAGAATCTCTTCCGCAAGATCCTGGCTGGTGACTATGAGTTTGACTCTCCATATTGGGATGATATTTCGCAGGCAG CCAAAGACCTGGTCACAAGGCTGATGGAGGTGGAGCAAGACCAGCGGATCACTGCAGAAGAGGCTATCTCCCATGAGTG GATTTCTGGCAATGCTGCTTCTGATAAGAACATCAAGGATGGTGTCTGTGCCCAGATTGAAAAGAACTTTGCCAGGGCCAAGTGGAAG AAGGCTGTCCGAGTGACCACCCTCATGAAACGGCTCCGGGCGCCAGAGCAGTCCAGCACGGCTGCAGCCCAGTCGGCCTCAGCCACAGACACTGCCACCCCCGGGGCTGCAG ACCGTAGTGCCACCCCAGCCACAGATGGAAGTGCCACCCCAGCCACTGATGGCAGTGTCACCCCAGCCACTGATGGAAGCATCACTCCAGCCACTGATGGGAGTGTCACCCCAGCCACTGACAGGAGCGCTACTCCAGCCACTGATGGGAGAGCCACACCAGCCACAGAAGAGAGCACTGTGCCCACCATCCAAAGCAGTGCCACACTGGCCACCAAGGCAGCTGCCACCCCTGAGCCGGCTATGGCCCAGCCGGACAGCACAGCCCCAGAGGGCACCACAGGCCAGGCTCCACCCTCTAGTAAAGGGGAAGAGGCTGCTGGTTATGCCCAGGAGTCTCAAAGGGAGGAGGCCAGCTGA
- the CAMKV gene encoding caM kinase-like vesicle-associated protein isoform X2: MPFGCVTLGDKKNYNQPSEVTDRYDLGQVIKTEEFCEIFRAKDKTTGKLHTCKKFQKRDGRKVRKAAKNEIGILKMVKHPNILQLVDVFVTRKEYFIFLELATGREVFDWILDQGYYSERDTSNVVRQVLEAVAYLHSLKIVHRNLKLENLVYYNRLKNSKIVISDFHLAKLENGLIKEPCGTPEYLGNPPFYEEVEEDDYENHDKNLFRKILAGDYEFDSPYWDDISQAAKDLVTRLMEVEQDQRITAEEAISHEWISGNAASDKNIKDGVCAQIEKNFARAKWKKAVRVTTLMKRLRAPEQSSTAAAQSASATDTATPGAAGGATAAAASGATPAPEGDAAHAAKSDNVAPADRSATPATDGSATPATDGSVTPATDGSITPATDGSVTPATDRSATPATDGRATPATEESTVPTIQSSATLATKAAATPEPAMAQPDSTAPEGTTGQAPPSSKGEEAAGYAQESQREEAS, translated from the exons ATGCCGTTTGGGTGTGTGACTCTGGGCGACAAGAAGAACTATAACCAGCCATCGGAGGTGACTGACAGATATGATTTGGGACAGGTCATCAAGAC TGAGGAGTTCTGTGAAATCTTCCGGGCCAAGGACAAGACAACAGGCAAGCTGCACACCTGCAAGAAGTTCCAGAAGCGGGATGGCCGCAAGGTGCGGAAAGCTGCCAAGAACGAGATAGGCATCCTCAAGAT GGTGAAGCATCCCAACATCCTACAACTGGTGGATGTGTTTGTGACTCGCAAGGAGTACTTTATCTTCCTGGAGCT GGCCACGGGGAGGGAGGTGTTTGACTGGATCCTGGACCAGGGCTACTACTCGGAGCGAGACACGAGCAACGTGGTACGGCAGGTCCTGGAGGCTGTGGCCTATTTGCACTCACTCAAGATCGTGCACAGGAATCTCAAG CTGGAGAACCTGGTTTACTACAACCGGCTGAAGAACTCTAAGATTGTCATCAGTGACTTCCATCTGGCTAAGCTAGAAAATGGCCTCATCAAGGAGCCCTGTGGGACCCCCGAGTATCTGG GCAACCCACCTTTCTATGAGGAGGTGGAAGAAGATGATTATGAGAACCACGATAAGAATCTCTTCCGCAAGATCCTGGCTGGTGACTATGAGTTTGACTCTCCATATTGGGATGATATTTCGCAGGCAG CCAAAGACCTGGTCACAAGGCTGATGGAGGTGGAGCAAGACCAGCGGATCACTGCAGAAGAGGCTATCTCCCATGAGTG GATTTCTGGCAATGCTGCTTCTGATAAGAACATCAAGGATGGTGTCTGTGCCCAGATTGAAAAGAACTTTGCCAGGGCCAAGTGGAAG AAGGCTGTCCGAGTGACCACCCTCATGAAACGGCTCCGGGCGCCAGAGCAGTCCAGCACGGCTGCAGCCCAGTCGGCCTCAGCCACAGACACTGCCACCCCCGGGGCTGCAGGTGGGGCCACAGCTGCAGCTGCGAGTGGAGCTACCCCAGCCCCTGAGGGTGATGCTGCTCATGCTGCAAAGAGTGATAATGTGGCCCCCGCAGACCGTAGTGCCACCCCAGCCACAGATGGAAGTGCCACCCCAGCCACTGATGGCAGTGTCACCCCAGCCACTGATGGAAGCATCACTCCAGCCACTGATGGGAGTGTCACCCCAGCCACTGACAGGAGCGCTACTCCAGCCACTGATGGGAGAGCCACACCAGCCACAGAAGAGAGCACTGTGCCCACCATCCAAAGCAGTGCCACACTGGCCACCAAGGCAGCTGCCACCCCTGAGCCGGCTATGGCCCAGCCGGACAGCACAGCCCCAGAGGGCACCACAGGCCAGGCTCCACCCTCTAGTAAAGGGGAAGAGGCTGCTGGTTATGCCCAGGAGTCTCAAAGGGAGGAGGCCAGCTGA
- the CAMKV gene encoding caM kinase-like vesicle-associated protein isoform X5 — protein sequence MPFGCVTLGDKKNYNQPSEVTDRYDLGQVIKTEEFCEIFRAKDKTTGKLHTCKKFQKRDGRKVRKAAKNEIGILKMVKHPNILQLVDVFVTRKEYFIFLELNLKLENLVYYNRLKNSKIVISDFHLAKLENGLIKEPCGTPEYLAPEVVGRQRYGRPVDCWAIGVIMYILLSGNPPFYEEVEEDDYENHDKNLFRKILAGDYEFDSPYWDDISQAAKDLVTRLMEVEQDQRITAEEAISHEWISGNAASDKNIKDGVCAQIEKNFARAKWKKAVRVTTLMKRLRAPEQSSTAAAQSASATDTATPGAADRSATPATDGSATPATDGSVTPATDGSITPATDGSVTPATDRSATPATDGRATPATEESTVPTIQSSATLATKAAATPEPAMAQPDSTAPEGTTGQAPPSSKGEEAAGYAQESQREEAS from the exons ATGCCGTTTGGGTGTGTGACTCTGGGCGACAAGAAGAACTATAACCAGCCATCGGAGGTGACTGACAGATATGATTTGGGACAGGTCATCAAGAC TGAGGAGTTCTGTGAAATCTTCCGGGCCAAGGACAAGACAACAGGCAAGCTGCACACCTGCAAGAAGTTCCAGAAGCGGGATGGCCGCAAGGTGCGGAAAGCTGCCAAGAACGAGATAGGCATCCTCAAGAT GGTGAAGCATCCCAACATCCTACAACTGGTGGATGTGTTTGTGACTCGCAAGGAGTACTTTATCTTCCTGGAGCT GAATCTCAAG CTGGAGAACCTGGTTTACTACAACCGGCTGAAGAACTCTAAGATTGTCATCAGTGACTTCCATCTGGCTAAGCTAGAAAATGGCCTCATCAAGGAGCCCTGTGGGACCCCCGAGTATCTGG CCCCAGAGGTGGTAGGCCGGCAGCGATATGGACGCCCTGTGGACTGCTGGGCCATTGGAGTCATCATGTACATCCT GCTTTCAGGCAACCCACCTTTCTATGAGGAGGTGGAAGAAGATGATTATGAGAACCACGATAAGAATCTCTTCCGCAAGATCCTGGCTGGTGACTATGAGTTTGACTCTCCATATTGGGATGATATTTCGCAGGCAG CCAAAGACCTGGTCACAAGGCTGATGGAGGTGGAGCAAGACCAGCGGATCACTGCAGAAGAGGCTATCTCCCATGAGTG GATTTCTGGCAATGCTGCTTCTGATAAGAACATCAAGGATGGTGTCTGTGCCCAGATTGAAAAGAACTTTGCCAGGGCCAAGTGGAAG AAGGCTGTCCGAGTGACCACCCTCATGAAACGGCTCCGGGCGCCAGAGCAGTCCAGCACGGCTGCAGCCCAGTCGGCCTCAGCCACAGACACTGCCACCCCCGGGGCTGCAG ACCGTAGTGCCACCCCAGCCACAGATGGAAGTGCCACCCCAGCCACTGATGGCAGTGTCACCCCAGCCACTGATGGAAGCATCACTCCAGCCACTGATGGGAGTGTCACCCCAGCCACTGACAGGAGCGCTACTCCAGCCACTGATGGGAGAGCCACACCAGCCACAGAAGAGAGCACTGTGCCCACCATCCAAAGCAGTGCCACACTGGCCACCAAGGCAGCTGCCACCCCTGAGCCGGCTATGGCCCAGCCGGACAGCACAGCCCCAGAGGGCACCACAGGCCAGGCTCCACCCTCTAGTAAAGGGGAAGAGGCTGCTGGTTATGCCCAGGAGTCTCAAAGGGAGGAGGCCAGCTGA
- the CAMKV gene encoding caM kinase-like vesicle-associated protein isoform X3, whose protein sequence is MPFGCVTLGDKKNYNQPSEVTDRYDLGQVIKTEEFCEIFRAKDKTTGKLHTCKKFQKRDGRKVRKAAKNEIGILKMVKHPNILQLVDVFVTRKEYFIFLELATGREVFDWILDQGYYSERDTSNVVRQVLEAVAYLHSLKIVHRNLKLENLVYYNRLKNSKIVISDFHLAKLENGLIKEPCGTPEYLAPEVVGRQRYGRPVDCWAIGVIMYILLSGNPPFYEEVEEDDYENHDKNLFRKILAGDYEFDSPYWDDISQAAKDLVTRLMEVEQDQRITAEEAISHEWISGNAASDKNIKDGVCAQIEKNFARAKWKKAVRVTTLMKRLRAPEQSSTAAAQSASATDTATPGAADRSATPATDGSATPATDGSVTPATDGSITPATDGSVTPATDRSATPATDGRATPATEESTVPTIQSSATLATKAAATPEPAMAQPDSTAPEGTTGQAPPSSKGEEAAGYAQESQREEAS, encoded by the exons ATGCCGTTTGGGTGTGTGACTCTGGGCGACAAGAAGAACTATAACCAGCCATCGGAGGTGACTGACAGATATGATTTGGGACAGGTCATCAAGAC TGAGGAGTTCTGTGAAATCTTCCGGGCCAAGGACAAGACAACAGGCAAGCTGCACACCTGCAAGAAGTTCCAGAAGCGGGATGGCCGCAAGGTGCGGAAAGCTGCCAAGAACGAGATAGGCATCCTCAAGAT GGTGAAGCATCCCAACATCCTACAACTGGTGGATGTGTTTGTGACTCGCAAGGAGTACTTTATCTTCCTGGAGCT GGCCACGGGGAGGGAGGTGTTTGACTGGATCCTGGACCAGGGCTACTACTCGGAGCGAGACACGAGCAACGTGGTACGGCAGGTCCTGGAGGCTGTGGCCTATTTGCACTCACTCAAGATCGTGCACAGGAATCTCAAG CTGGAGAACCTGGTTTACTACAACCGGCTGAAGAACTCTAAGATTGTCATCAGTGACTTCCATCTGGCTAAGCTAGAAAATGGCCTCATCAAGGAGCCCTGTGGGACCCCCGAGTATCTGG CCCCAGAGGTGGTAGGCCGGCAGCGATATGGACGCCCTGTGGACTGCTGGGCCATTGGAGTCATCATGTACATCCT GCTTTCAGGCAACCCACCTTTCTATGAGGAGGTGGAAGAAGATGATTATGAGAACCACGATAAGAATCTCTTCCGCAAGATCCTGGCTGGTGACTATGAGTTTGACTCTCCATATTGGGATGATATTTCGCAGGCAG CCAAAGACCTGGTCACAAGGCTGATGGAGGTGGAGCAAGACCAGCGGATCACTGCAGAAGAGGCTATCTCCCATGAGTG GATTTCTGGCAATGCTGCTTCTGATAAGAACATCAAGGATGGTGTCTGTGCCCAGATTGAAAAGAACTTTGCCAGGGCCAAGTGGAAG AAGGCTGTCCGAGTGACCACCCTCATGAAACGGCTCCGGGCGCCAGAGCAGTCCAGCACGGCTGCAGCCCAGTCGGCCTCAGCCACAGACACTGCCACCCCCGGGGCTGCAG ACCGTAGTGCCACCCCAGCCACAGATGGAAGTGCCACCCCAGCCACTGATGGCAGTGTCACCCCAGCCACTGATGGAAGCATCACTCCAGCCACTGATGGGAGTGTCACCCCAGCCACTGACAGGAGCGCTACTCCAGCCACTGATGGGAGAGCCACACCAGCCACAGAAGAGAGCACTGTGCCCACCATCCAAAGCAGTGCCACACTGGCCACCAAGGCAGCTGCCACCCCTGAGCCGGCTATGGCCCAGCCGGACAGCACAGCCCCAGAGGGCACCACAGGCCAGGCTCCACCCTCTAGTAAAGGGGAAGAGGCTGCTGGTTATGCCCAGGAGTCTCAAAGGGAGGAGGCCAGCTGA
- the CAMKV gene encoding caM kinase-like vesicle-associated protein isoform X1, producing the protein MPFGCVTLGDKKNYNQPSEVTDRYDLGQVIKTEEFCEIFRAKDKTTGKLHTCKKFQKRDGRKVRKAAKNEIGILKMVKHPNILQLVDVFVTRKEYFIFLELATGREVFDWILDQGYYSERDTSNVVRQVLEAVAYLHSLKIVHRNLKLENLVYYNRLKNSKIVISDFHLAKLENGLIKEPCGTPEYLAPEVVGRQRYGRPVDCWAIGVIMYILLSGNPPFYEEVEEDDYENHDKNLFRKILAGDYEFDSPYWDDISQAAKDLVTRLMEVEQDQRITAEEAISHEWISGNAASDKNIKDGVCAQIEKNFARAKWKKAVRVTTLMKRLRAPEQSSTAAAQSASATDTATPGAAGGATAAAASGATPAPEGDAAHAAKSDNVAPADRSATPATDGSATPATDGSVTPATDGSITPATDGSVTPATDRSATPATDGRATPATEESTVPTIQSSATLATKAAATPEPAMAQPDSTAPEGTTGQAPPSSKGEEAAGYAQESQREEAS; encoded by the exons ATGCCGTTTGGGTGTGTGACTCTGGGCGACAAGAAGAACTATAACCAGCCATCGGAGGTGACTGACAGATATGATTTGGGACAGGTCATCAAGAC TGAGGAGTTCTGTGAAATCTTCCGGGCCAAGGACAAGACAACAGGCAAGCTGCACACCTGCAAGAAGTTCCAGAAGCGGGATGGCCGCAAGGTGCGGAAAGCTGCCAAGAACGAGATAGGCATCCTCAAGAT GGTGAAGCATCCCAACATCCTACAACTGGTGGATGTGTTTGTGACTCGCAAGGAGTACTTTATCTTCCTGGAGCT GGCCACGGGGAGGGAGGTGTTTGACTGGATCCTGGACCAGGGCTACTACTCGGAGCGAGACACGAGCAACGTGGTACGGCAGGTCCTGGAGGCTGTGGCCTATTTGCACTCACTCAAGATCGTGCACAGGAATCTCAAG CTGGAGAACCTGGTTTACTACAACCGGCTGAAGAACTCTAAGATTGTCATCAGTGACTTCCATCTGGCTAAGCTAGAAAATGGCCTCATCAAGGAGCCCTGTGGGACCCCCGAGTATCTGG CCCCAGAGGTGGTAGGCCGGCAGCGATATGGACGCCCTGTGGACTGCTGGGCCATTGGAGTCATCATGTACATCCT GCTTTCAGGCAACCCACCTTTCTATGAGGAGGTGGAAGAAGATGATTATGAGAACCACGATAAGAATCTCTTCCGCAAGATCCTGGCTGGTGACTATGAGTTTGACTCTCCATATTGGGATGATATTTCGCAGGCAG CCAAAGACCTGGTCACAAGGCTGATGGAGGTGGAGCAAGACCAGCGGATCACTGCAGAAGAGGCTATCTCCCATGAGTG GATTTCTGGCAATGCTGCTTCTGATAAGAACATCAAGGATGGTGTCTGTGCCCAGATTGAAAAGAACTTTGCCAGGGCCAAGTGGAAG AAGGCTGTCCGAGTGACCACCCTCATGAAACGGCTCCGGGCGCCAGAGCAGTCCAGCACGGCTGCAGCCCAGTCGGCCTCAGCCACAGACACTGCCACCCCCGGGGCTGCAGGTGGGGCCACAGCTGCAGCTGCGAGTGGAGCTACCCCAGCCCCTGAGGGTGATGCTGCTCATGCTGCAAAGAGTGATAATGTGGCCCCCGCAGACCGTAGTGCCACCCCAGCCACAGATGGAAGTGCCACCCCAGCCACTGATGGCAGTGTCACCCCAGCCACTGATGGAAGCATCACTCCAGCCACTGATGGGAGTGTCACCCCAGCCACTGACAGGAGCGCTACTCCAGCCACTGATGGGAGAGCCACACCAGCCACAGAAGAGAGCACTGTGCCCACCATCCAAAGCAGTGCCACACTGGCCACCAAGGCAGCTGCCACCCCTGAGCCGGCTATGGCCCAGCCGGACAGCACAGCCCCAGAGGGCACCACAGGCCAGGCTCCACCCTCTAGTAAAGGGGAAGAGGCTGCTGGTTATGCCCAGGAGTCTCAAAGGGAGGAGGCCAGCTGA
- the CAMKV gene encoding caM kinase-like vesicle-associated protein isoform X6: MVKHPNILQLVDVFVTRKEYFIFLELATGREVFDWILDQGYYSERDTSNVVRQVLEAVAYLHSLKIVHRNLKLENLVYYNRLKNSKIVISDFHLAKLENGLIKEPCGTPEYLAPEVVGRQRYGRPVDCWAIGVIMYILLSGNPPFYEEVEEDDYENHDKNLFRKILAGDYEFDSPYWDDISQAAKDLVTRLMEVEQDQRITAEEAISHEWISGNAASDKNIKDGVCAQIEKNFARAKWKKAVRVTTLMKRLRAPEQSSTAAAQSASATDTATPGAAGGATAAAASGATPAPEGDAAHAAKSDNVAPADRSATPATDGSATPATDGSVTPATDGSITPATDGSVTPATDRSATPATDGRATPATEESTVPTIQSSATLATKAAATPEPAMAQPDSTAPEGTTGQAPPSSKGEEAAGYAQESQREEAS; encoded by the exons AT GGTGAAGCATCCCAACATCCTACAACTGGTGGATGTGTTTGTGACTCGCAAGGAGTACTTTATCTTCCTGGAGCT GGCCACGGGGAGGGAGGTGTTTGACTGGATCCTGGACCAGGGCTACTACTCGGAGCGAGACACGAGCAACGTGGTACGGCAGGTCCTGGAGGCTGTGGCCTATTTGCACTCACTCAAGATCGTGCACAGGAATCTCAAG CTGGAGAACCTGGTTTACTACAACCGGCTGAAGAACTCTAAGATTGTCATCAGTGACTTCCATCTGGCTAAGCTAGAAAATGGCCTCATCAAGGAGCCCTGTGGGACCCCCGAGTATCTGG CCCCAGAGGTGGTAGGCCGGCAGCGATATGGACGCCCTGTGGACTGCTGGGCCATTGGAGTCATCATGTACATCCT GCTTTCAGGCAACCCACCTTTCTATGAGGAGGTGGAAGAAGATGATTATGAGAACCACGATAAGAATCTCTTCCGCAAGATCCTGGCTGGTGACTATGAGTTTGACTCTCCATATTGGGATGATATTTCGCAGGCAG CCAAAGACCTGGTCACAAGGCTGATGGAGGTGGAGCAAGACCAGCGGATCACTGCAGAAGAGGCTATCTCCCATGAGTG GATTTCTGGCAATGCTGCTTCTGATAAGAACATCAAGGATGGTGTCTGTGCCCAGATTGAAAAGAACTTTGCCAGGGCCAAGTGGAAG AAGGCTGTCCGAGTGACCACCCTCATGAAACGGCTCCGGGCGCCAGAGCAGTCCAGCACGGCTGCAGCCCAGTCGGCCTCAGCCACAGACACTGCCACCCCCGGGGCTGCAGGTGGGGCCACAGCTGCAGCTGCGAGTGGAGCTACCCCAGCCCCTGAGGGTGATGCTGCTCATGCTGCAAAGAGTGATAATGTGGCCCCCGCAGACCGTAGTGCCACCCCAGCCACAGATGGAAGTGCCACCCCAGCCACTGATGGCAGTGTCACCCCAGCCACTGATGGAAGCATCACTCCAGCCACTGATGGGAGTGTCACCCCAGCCACTGACAGGAGCGCTACTCCAGCCACTGATGGGAGAGCCACACCAGCCACAGAAGAGAGCACTGTGCCCACCATCCAAAGCAGTGCCACACTGGCCACCAAGGCAGCTGCCACCCCTGAGCCGGCTATGGCCCAGCCGGACAGCACAGCCCCAGAGGGCACCACAGGCCAGGCTCCACCCTCTAGTAAAGGGGAAGAGGCTGCTGGTTATGCCCAGGAGTCTCAAAGGGAGGAGGCCAGCTGA